A window of the Pseudomonas fluorescens genome harbors these coding sequences:
- a CDS encoding pilus assembly PilX family protein, protein MNVSLHRRRSQGGMVLLVSLVFLLLLTVIGLSSMQSANLQEKMAGSVSLRNQSFQTAEAALRVGESAVQLDGYALAVCASTTQCAPPAESSVVSAAGLNSTSGVTWIAAGSGFYGVQNIGTTLTAVNVPSNTSATLYRVTAVGIAGTSRSVVESVYAKY, encoded by the coding sequence ATGAACGTTTCTCTCCATCGGCGACGGTCCCAGGGCGGCATGGTGTTGCTGGTCAGCCTGGTGTTTCTGCTGCTTCTGACGGTGATCGGCCTGTCATCGATGCAGAGCGCCAACCTGCAGGAAAAAATGGCCGGCAGCGTGAGCCTGCGCAATCAATCGTTCCAGACTGCCGAGGCGGCGCTGCGCGTCGGCGAAAGTGCGGTGCAACTGGACGGCTACGCGCTGGCGGTGTGCGCCAGCACAACCCAGTGTGCGCCGCCGGCGGAATCCTCGGTGGTCAGCGCGGCGGGGCTCAATTCCACGTCGGGCGTGACCTGGATCGCCGCCGGCAGCGGGTTCTACGGAGTGCAGAACATCGGCACGACCCTGACGGCGGTGAACGTGCCGAGCAACACCTCGGCGACTTTGTACCGGGTCACGGCCGTCGGCATCGCCGGCACTTCGCGCAGTGTGGTGGAGAGTGTCTATGCGAAGTACTGA
- a CDS encoding PilW family protein has protein sequence MKRQNLGFGLIEMLVALALGLIVVLGVVQIFLAAKNTYVSQNSAAAMQEDARFVLSKMIQELRMVGMFGCLGTITDSSSAGDFTAAQIAPISWDNANLKLTLVTADVGSAGGTPTWTVVSDCRNSATAYTGARAAATGQIAFPIRRLIYSFSNNQILMGTGSGNPAQQVLVNNVSAFTVMFGLASSATDVAASTYSANPSDPARIRSVRLSLTLTDPNNRVRNQTFNVVAALRNRLQ, from the coding sequence ATGAAGCGCCAAAACCTGGGCTTCGGCCTGATCGAAATGCTGGTCGCCCTCGCTCTGGGGTTGATCGTCGTGCTCGGCGTGGTGCAGATCTTTCTGGCGGCGAAAAACACCTACGTCAGCCAGAACAGCGCGGCCGCCATGCAGGAAGATGCTCGATTCGTGCTGAGCAAGATGATTCAGGAACTGCGCATGGTGGGCATGTTCGGCTGCCTGGGCACGATTACCGATTCCAGCTCGGCGGGGGATTTCACTGCGGCCCAGATCGCGCCGATCAGCTGGGACAATGCCAATCTCAAGCTGACCCTGGTCACCGCCGATGTCGGCAGTGCGGGTGGGACGCCGACCTGGACCGTGGTCTCCGACTGCCGCAACAGCGCCACCGCTTATACCGGTGCCCGGGCTGCGGCGACGGGACAGATCGCGTTTCCGATCCGTCGGCTGATCTACAGCTTCAGCAACAACCAGATTCTGATGGGCACCGGCAGCGGTAATCCGGCCCAGCAAGTGCTGGTGAATAACGTCAGTGCGTTCACCGTGATGTTCGGTCTGGCGAGTTCCGCGACCGATGTCGCGGCGTCCACCTACAGTGCCAACCCCAGTGATCCGGCGCGGATCCGCAGCGTGCGCCTGAGCCTGACCCTCACTGATCCGAACAATCGGGTCCGCAATCAAACCTTCAACGTGGTTGCCGCCTTGCGCAACCGCTTGCAGTGA
- the pilV gene encoding type IV pilus modification protein PilV yields MRAGSKHAQEGMTLIEVLVALLILTVGLLGAAAVQLNALKYTDSSRMTSQASFIAYDMMDRIRANSGADYTVTPPTTGNLSVARDQDLYDFTTNIVNFGGPTATGSITLNQRVYTITITWSDARAANTTSAPRSFVLTSRAAVDPVATP; encoded by the coding sequence ATGAGGGCAGGGAGCAAGCACGCACAGGAGGGCATGACGCTGATCGAAGTGCTGGTCGCGTTGTTGATTCTGACGGTCGGGTTGCTGGGTGCGGCAGCGGTTCAGCTCAATGCGCTGAAATACACCGACAGCTCGCGGATGACCAGCCAGGCGAGTTTCATCGCCTACGACATGATGGACCGGATCCGCGCCAACTCGGGCGCCGACTACACCGTCACACCGCCCACCACGGGCAACCTGAGTGTCGCCCGGGATCAGGACCTCTACGACTTCACCACCAACATCGTCAATTTCGGCGGCCCGACCGCCACCGGCAGCATCACCCTCAATCAACGCGTGTACACCATCACCATCACCTGGAGTGACGCGCGCGCCGCCAATACGACCAGTGCGCCTCGTAGCTTTGTCCTGACCAGCCGCGCCGCGGTCGATCCGGTGGCCACGCCATGA
- a CDS encoding GspH/FimT family pseudopilin has protein sequence MDHRTKGFTLIELLVAVAVFVILITMAVPAFTRSVQGSKADTEVGDLQRALNYARLEAINRGITTRLRPSAGGSVWTGELSVYDSTGTPANVLRVVPAMSSGATLTLPSGVTALDFNNLGGLAAPSTAVVISYVLGTQSRTLNVCLNGRIQLGGSCG, from the coding sequence ATGGATCATCGTACAAAAGGTTTCACGCTGATCGAGCTGTTGGTGGCGGTCGCGGTGTTTGTGATCCTGATCACGATGGCGGTGCCGGCGTTCACCCGTTCGGTGCAGGGCAGCAAGGCCGACACCGAGGTCGGCGACCTGCAACGAGCCCTCAATTACGCAAGGCTCGAGGCGATCAACCGGGGCATCACCACCCGCTTGCGGCCGAGTGCCGGAGGCAGTGTCTGGACCGGCGAGTTGTCGGTCTATGACAGTACTGGCACTCCGGCCAATGTATTGCGGGTTGTTCCAGCGATGAGCAGCGGCGCGACTCTGACGCTACCCTCTGGAGTGACGGCGCTGGATTTCAACAATCTGGGCGGTCTGGCGGCACCGTCCACGGCGGTAGTCATCAGTTACGTGCTGGGAACGCAAAGCAGGACGCTGAACGTGTGTCTGAACGGACGAATTCAATTGGGTGGAAGTTGCGGATGA
- a CDS encoding GspH/FimT family pseudopilin has product MPQQGFSLVELLMGLAIGAIVLLLVSPALADFTESNRRQLAAQSLLDGIRNARTMAITRNQSVVIHGINGDWGQGWRIILDISGKGAEDADNPLLIELASDGRIPIVGNWLVSRYIRFSSLGQPLVPDRKFQAGTLHLCSAREPVSQLQVVLAATGRVRLASQKAEQALCQKDKAIRSSGRAAL; this is encoded by the coding sequence ATGCCGCAACAGGGTTTCAGTCTGGTCGAACTGCTTATGGGACTGGCGATCGGCGCAATTGTTCTGTTGCTGGTCAGTCCGGCGCTGGCGGACTTCACCGAATCAAACCGGCGGCAGCTGGCCGCCCAGTCTTTGCTCGACGGGATTCGTAATGCCCGGACCATGGCCATCACGCGCAATCAGAGCGTGGTGATTCATGGCATCAACGGTGACTGGGGCCAGGGCTGGCGGATCATTCTGGATATCAGCGGAAAGGGAGCCGAGGACGCCGATAATCCATTGCTGATCGAGCTGGCGAGCGACGGACGGATACCGATTGTCGGCAACTGGCTGGTGAGCCGGTACATACGTTTCAGCAGCCTGGGCCAGCCACTGGTGCCGGACCGGAAGTTTCAGGCGGGGACGTTACATCTATGCTCGGCTCGCGAACCGGTCAGCCAGCTCCAGGTGGTGCTGGCGGCGACTGGTCGCGTACGCCTGGCCAGCCAAAAGGCTGAACAGGCGTTGTGTCAAAAGGATAAAGCGATCAGATCGAGCGGACGCGCAGCTCTTTAG
- the ispH gene encoding 4-hydroxy-3-methylbut-2-enyl diphosphate reductase, with protein sequence MQIKLANPRGFCAGVDRAIEIVNRALEVFGPPIYVRHEVVHNKFVVEDLRSRGAIFVEELDQVPDEVIVIFSAHGVSQAVRTEAAGRGLKVFDATCPLVTKVHIEVAKYSRDGRECILIGHAGHPEVEGTMGQYDASNGGAIYLVEDEKDVAELQVRNPEKLAFVTQTTLSMDDTSRVIDALRTRFPAIGGPRKDDICYATQNRQDAVKQLADECDVVLVVGSPNSSNSNRLRELAERMATPAYLIDGAEDLQKSWFDGVERIGITAGASAPEVLVRGVIQQLQAWGATGADELAGREENITFSMPKELRVRSI encoded by the coding sequence ATGCAAATCAAACTCGCCAACCCCCGTGGCTTCTGCGCCGGCGTGGACCGGGCGATCGAAATCGTCAACCGCGCACTGGAGGTCTTCGGGCCGCCGATCTATGTGCGTCATGAAGTGGTGCACAACAAGTTTGTGGTCGAAGACCTGCGCAGTCGTGGCGCGATCTTTGTCGAAGAACTGGATCAGGTGCCGGACGAAGTCATCGTGATCTTCAGTGCCCACGGCGTCTCGCAAGCCGTGCGCACCGAAGCCGCCGGCCGGGGCCTGAAAGTGTTCGACGCCACCTGCCCGCTGGTGACCAAGGTGCACATCGAAGTCGCGAAATACAGCCGCGACGGTCGCGAGTGCATTCTGATCGGCCACGCCGGTCACCCGGAAGTCGAAGGCACCATGGGCCAGTACGACGCCAGCAATGGCGGCGCGATTTACCTCGTCGAAGACGAGAAGGATGTCGCCGAGTTGCAGGTGCGCAATCCCGAAAAACTCGCCTTTGTCACCCAGACCACGCTGTCCATGGATGACACCAGCCGAGTTATCGACGCATTGCGTACGCGTTTTCCTGCCATTGGCGGGCCGCGCAAGGACGATATCTGCTACGCCACCCAGAACCGGCAGGACGCGGTCAAGCAACTGGCCGACGAATGCGATGTGGTGTTGGTCGTGGGCAGTCCGAACAGCTCCAACTCCAACCGCCTGCGTGAGCTGGCCGAACGCATGGCCACGCCGGCCTACCTCATCGATGGCGCCGAAGACCTGCAGAAGAGCTGGTTCGACGGTGTCGAGCGTATCGGCATCACCGCCGGTGCCTCCGCTCCGGAAGTCCTGGTGCGTGGCGTGATCCAGCAGTTGCAGGCCTGGGGCGCCACCGGTGCCGACGAACTGGCCGGGCGTGAGGAGAACATCACGTTCTCGATGCCTAAAGAGCTGCGCGTCCGCTCGATCTGA
- the fkpB gene encoding FKBP-type peptidyl-prolyl cis-trans isomerase translates to MAEQRIGQNTEVTLHFALRLENGDTVDSTFDKAPATFKVGDGNLLPGFEAALFGFKAGDKRTLTVEPENAFGQPNPQNVQIIPRSQFVDMELSPGLLVIFNDAANTELPGVVKEFDDAQVTVDFNHPLAGKTLTFDVEIFSVKAL, encoded by the coding sequence TTGGCTGAGCAACGTATCGGCCAGAACACGGAAGTCACCTTGCACTTTGCATTGCGCCTGGAGAACGGCGACACGGTCGACAGCACTTTCGACAAAGCCCCTGCGACCTTCAAGGTCGGCGACGGCAATCTGCTGCCGGGCTTTGAGGCGGCTCTGTTCGGTTTCAAGGCCGGCGACAAGCGTACGCTGACCGTCGAGCCGGAAAACGCCTTCGGCCAGCCGAACCCGCAAAACGTACAGATCATCCCGCGCTCGCAGTTCGTGGACATGGAGCTGTCGCCGGGTCTGCTGGTGATCTTCAACGATGCGGCCAATACTGAGCTGCCGGGTGTGGTGAAAGAGTTCGACGACGCGCAAGTGACCGTCGACTTCAACCACCCGCTGGCGGGCAAGACGCTGACCTTTGACGTGGAAATCTTCTCCGTCAAAGCGCTGTAA
- the lspA gene encoding signal peptidase II: MPNAVGRFGRLSWLWLSLLVLVIDQASKFYFEGKLEMFQQIVIIPDYFSWTLAYNTGAAFSFLADSSGWQRWLFALIAIAVSAVLVVWLKRLGRNETWLAIALALVLGGALGNLYDRIALGHVIDFILVHWQNRWYFPAFNFADSAITVGAVMLALDMFKTKKSGETVHD; the protein is encoded by the coding sequence ATGCCTAACGCCGTTGGCCGTTTCGGACGGCTGAGCTGGCTCTGGTTGAGCTTGCTGGTTCTGGTCATCGACCAGGCCAGCAAGTTCTACTTCGAAGGCAAGCTCGAGATGTTCCAGCAGATCGTGATCATCCCTGATTACTTCAGCTGGACACTGGCCTACAACACCGGTGCTGCGTTCAGCTTCCTGGCGGACAGCTCTGGCTGGCAGCGCTGGCTGTTCGCCCTGATCGCGATTGCGGTCAGTGCGGTGCTGGTCGTCTGGCTCAAACGCCTGGGCCGCAACGAAACCTGGCTGGCCATCGCCCTGGCGCTGGTGTTGGGCGGCGCGCTGGGCAATCTATATGACCGCATTGCCCTGGGCCATGTGATCGACTTCATTCTGGTGCACTGGCAGAACCGCTGGTACTTCCCGGCGTTCAACTTTGCCGACAGCGCCATCACCGTTGGTGCGGTGATGCTGGCACTGGATATGTTCAAAACCAAGAAATCCGGAGAAACCGTTCATGACTGA
- the ileS gene encoding isoleucine--tRNA ligase, with translation MTDYKATLNLPDTAFPMKAGLPQREPQILQRWDSIGLYGKLREIGKDRPKFVLHDGPPYANGTIHIGHALNKILKDMIIRSKTLSGFDAPYVPGWDCHGLPIEHKVEVTHGKNLGADKTRELCRAYATEQIEGQKSEFIRLGVLGDFANPYKTMDFKNEAGEIRALAEIVKGGFVFKGLKPVNWCFDCGSALAEAEVEYENKKSSTIDVAFPIADEAKLAAAFGLPSLSKPASIVIWTTTPWTIPANQALNVHPEFTYALVDIGDKLLVLAEELVESCLTRYGVEGTVLATAPGSALELINFRHPFYDRLSPVYLADYVELGAGTGVVHSAPAYGVDDFVTCKKYGMVNDDILNPVQSNGVYVPSLEFFGGQFIWKANPAIVEKLTEVGALMHTTVIEHSYMHCWRHKTPLIYRATAQWFIGMDKEPVSGDTLRVRSLKAIEDTKFVPAWGQARLHSMIANRPDWCISRQRNWGVPIPFFLNKESGELHPRTVELMEEVAKRVEVEGIEAWFKLDAAELLGDEAPQYDKISDTLDVWFDSGTTHWHVLRGSHPMGHESGPRADLYLEGSDQHRGWFHSSLLTGCAIDNHAPYRELLTHGFTVDESGRKMSKSLGNVIAPQKVNDTLGADIMRLWVASTDYSGEMAVSEQILQRSADAYRRIRNTARFLLSNLTGFNPATDLLPAEDMLALDRWAVDRTLLLQRELQEHYGEYRFWNVYSKIHNFCVQELGGFYLDIIKDRQYTTGADSKARRSCQTALFHISEALVRWIAPILAFTADELWQYLPGERNESVMLNTWYEGLTELPEGFELGREYWDRIMEVKVAVNKEMEIQRAAKAVGGNLQAEVTLFAEDALTADLAKLSNELRFVLITSTATVAPFVQAPADAVATEVSGLKLKIVKSAFPKCARCWHCREDVGVNPEHPEICGRCVDNIDGAGEVRHYA, from the coding sequence ATGACCGACTATAAAGCCACGCTAAACCTTCCGGACACCGCCTTCCCAATGAAGGCCGGCCTGCCACAGCGCGAACCGCAGATCCTGCAGCGCTGGGACAGTATTGGCCTGTACGGAAAGTTGCGCGAGATTGGCAAGGATCGTCCGAAGTTCGTCCTGCACGACGGCCCTCCGTACGCCAACGGTACGATCCACATCGGTCACGCACTGAACAAGATTCTCAAGGACATGATCATCCGCTCGAAGACCCTGTCGGGCTTCGACGCGCCGTATGTTCCGGGTTGGGACTGCCACGGCCTGCCGATCGAGCACAAGGTTGAAGTGACCCACGGCAAGAATCTGGGCGCGGACAAGACCCGCGAACTGTGCCGCGCCTACGCCACCGAGCAGATCGAAGGGCAGAAGTCCGAATTCATCCGTCTCGGCGTGCTGGGCGACTTCGCCAACCCGTACAAGACCATGGACTTCAAGAACGAGGCCGGTGAAATCCGCGCTCTCGCCGAAATCGTCAAGGGCGGTTTCGTGTTCAAGGGCCTGAAGCCTGTGAACTGGTGCTTCGATTGCGGTTCGGCTCTGGCCGAAGCGGAAGTCGAGTACGAGAACAAAAAGTCCTCGACCATTGACGTGGCGTTCCCGATCGCTGACGAGGCCAAACTGGCCGCTGCGTTCGGTCTGCCATCGCTGAGCAAACCTGCCTCGATCGTGATCTGGACCACCACCCCGTGGACCATCCCGGCCAACCAGGCGCTCAACGTTCACCCGGAATTCACCTACGCGCTGGTCGACATCGGCGACAAGCTGCTGGTGCTGGCTGAAGAGCTGGTCGAATCCTGCCTGACCCGTTACGGCGTCGAGGGCACCGTATTGGCAACAGCACCAGGCTCGGCGCTGGAACTGATCAATTTCCGTCACCCGTTCTATGACCGTCTGTCGCCGGTGTACCTGGCCGACTACGTGGAACTGGGCGCCGGCACCGGCGTGGTTCACTCCGCTCCGGCCTACGGCGTGGACGACTTCGTGACCTGCAAGAAGTACGGCATGGTCAACGACGACATCCTCAACCCGGTACAGAGCAACGGCGTTTACGTGCCGTCGCTGGAGTTCTTCGGCGGCCAGTTCATCTGGAAGGCCAACCCGGCCATCGTTGAAAAACTCACCGAAGTCGGTGCGCTGATGCACACCACCGTCATCGAACACAGCTACATGCACTGCTGGCGTCACAAGACCCCGCTGATCTACCGCGCCACCGCGCAATGGTTCATCGGCATGGATAAAGAGCCAGTCAGCGGCGACACCCTGCGCGTACGCTCGCTCAAAGCCATCGAAGACACCAAGTTCGTTCCGGCCTGGGGCCAGGCGCGCCTGCACTCGATGATCGCCAACCGTCCGGACTGGTGCATCTCCCGTCAGCGTAACTGGGGCGTGCCGATCCCGTTCTTCCTGAACAAGGAAAGCGGCGAGTTGCACCCACGCACCGTCGAGCTGATGGAAGAAGTCGCCAAGCGCGTCGAAGTCGAAGGCATCGAAGCCTGGTTCAAGCTCGACGCGGCCGAACTGCTGGGCGATGAAGCGCCGCAGTACGACAAGATCAGCGACACCCTCGACGTCTGGTTCGACTCGGGCACCACGCACTGGCACGTCCTGCGCGGTTCGCACCCGATGGGCCACGAGTCCGGTCCGCGTGCCGACCTGTACCTGGAAGGTTCGGACCAGCACCGTGGCTGGTTCCACTCGTCCCTGCTGACCGGTTGCGCCATCGACAATCACGCGCCGTACCGCGAGCTGCTGACCCACGGTTTCACCGTGGACGAGTCCGGCCGCAAGATGTCCAAGTCCCTGGGCAACGTGATCGCGCCGCAGAAAGTCAACGACACCCTGGGCGCCGACATCATGCGTCTGTGGGTCGCCTCGACCGACTACTCGGGCGAAATGGCCGTGTCCGAGCAGATCCTGCAGCGCAGTGCGGACGCCTATCGTCGTATCCGTAACACCGCGCGCTTCCTGCTTTCCAACCTGACCGGTTTCAACCCGGCCACCGACCTGCTGCCGGCCGAAGACATGCTGGCGCTGGATCGCTGGGCGGTGGATCGCACTCTGCTGCTGCAACGCGAGCTGCAAGAGCACTACGGCGAATACCGTTTCTGGAACGTCTACTCGAAGATCCACAACTTCTGCGTGCAGGAGCTGGGTGGTTTCTATCTGGACATCATCAAGGACCGCCAGTACACCACCGGCGCCGACAGCAAGGCCCGTCGTTCGTGCCAGACCGCGCTGTTCCACATCTCCGAAGCGCTGGTGCGCTGGATCGCGCCGATCCTGGCGTTCACCGCCGACGAGCTGTGGCAATACCTGCCGGGCGAGCGCAACGAATCGGTGATGCTCAACACCTGGTACGAGGGTCTGACCGAGTTGCCGGAAGGCTTCGAGCTGGGTCGCGAGTACTGGGATCGCATCATGGAAGTGAAGGTGGCGGTCAACAAAGAGATGGAAATCCAGCGCGCGGCGAAAGCCGTCGGTGGCAACCTGCAAGCCGAAGTGACGCTGTTCGCCGAAGACGCGCTGACCGCTGACCTGGCCAAGCTGAGCAACGAGCTGCGCTTTGTCCTGATCACCTCGACTGCCACCGTTGCGCCGTTCGTGCAGGCTCCGGCCGATGCGGTGGCCACCGAAGTCAGCGGCCTGAAGCTGAAGATCGTCAAATCCGCCTTCCCGAAATGTGCCCGTTGCTGGCACTGCCGCGAAGACGTCGGCGTGAATCCGGAGCATCCGGAAATCTGCGGCCGTTGCGTGGACAACATCGATGGCGCCGGTGAGGTTCGTCACTATGCCTAA
- the ribF gene encoding bifunctional riboflavin kinase/FAD synthetase, whose amino-acid sequence MQLVRGLHNLRPQHRGCVATIGNFDGVHRGHQAILARLRERALELGVPSCVVIFEPQPREFFAPETAPARLARLRDKLQLLAAEGVDRVLCLAFNQRLSKLSASEFVDTILVDGLGVQHLEVGDDFRFGCDRLGDFDFLLQAGQVHGFTVEAAQTVELDGIRVSSTQVRNALAAADFALAERLLGRPYRIAGRVLHGQKLARQLGTPTANIQLKRRRVPFTGVYLVDVGIDGKTWPGVANIGVRPTVQGDGKAHLEVHLLDFAGDLYDRRLTVVFHQKLREEQRFASLEALKTAISADVAAARALAAPSAHR is encoded by the coding sequence ATGCAGCTGGTTCGAGGCCTCCACAATCTGCGCCCCCAGCATCGGGGCTGCGTCGCCACTATTGGCAACTTTGACGGTGTTCACCGTGGTCACCAGGCCATTCTGGCCCGACTGCGTGAGCGTGCGCTCGAGTTGGGCGTACCCAGCTGCGTGGTGATTTTCGAGCCGCAGCCACGGGAATTCTTTGCCCCGGAGACCGCGCCGGCGCGTCTGGCCCGGTTGCGCGACAAGCTGCAATTGCTGGCCGCCGAAGGTGTCGACCGGGTCTTGTGCCTGGCCTTCAACCAGCGCCTGAGCAAACTCAGCGCCAGCGAGTTCGTCGATACCATCCTCGTTGATGGTCTCGGTGTGCAACATCTGGAAGTCGGTGACGATTTCCGCTTCGGTTGCGACCGTCTCGGTGATTTCGATTTCCTGTTGCAGGCCGGGCAGGTTCACGGTTTTACCGTGGAAGCTGCGCAAACCGTCGAGCTGGACGGCATCCGCGTCAGCAGCACCCAGGTGCGCAACGCGTTGGCCGCCGCCGATTTCGCGTTGGCCGAACGTTTGCTCGGTCGCCCGTACCGGATTGCCGGTCGCGTGCTGCATGGCCAGAAGCTGGCTCGCCAACTGGGTACGCCCACGGCGAACATTCAACTGAAACGCCGTCGCGTGCCGTTCACCGGGGTTTACCTGGTCGACGTCGGCATCGACGGCAAGACCTGGCCCGGCGTCGCCAATATCGGCGTGCGGCCCACGGTGCAAGGTGATGGCAAGGCCCACCTTGAAGTCCATCTTTTAGATTTTGCCGGCGATCTGTATGACCGGCGTTTGACGGTGGTTTTCCACCAGAAGCTGCGTGAAGAGCAGCGTTTCGCCTCCCTGGAGGCATTGAAAACGGCGATCAGCGCGGATGTCGCCGCCGCCCGTGCACTAGCCGCACCTAGCGCCCATCGCTAA
- the murJ gene encoding murein biosynthesis integral membrane protein MurJ — translation MNLLKSLAAVSSITMLSRILGFVRDTLIARTFGAGMATDAFFIAFKLPNLLRRIFAEGAFSQAFVPILAEYKSQKGEEATRTFIAYVSGLLTLVLALVTALGMIAAPWVIWATAPGFTDTPEKFQLTSDLLRVTFPYILLISLSSLAGAILNTWNRFSVPAFVPTLLNVSMIVFSLFLTPYFDPPVMALGWAVLVGGLAQLLYQLPHLKKIGMLVLPRLNLRDTGVWRVMKQMLPAIIGVSVSQISLIINTIFASFLVAGSVSWMYYADRLMELPSGVLGVALGTILLPTLAKTYASKDRHEYSRILDWGLRLCFVLVLPCALALGILAEPLTVSLFQYGQFSGFDAAMTQRALIAYSVGLLGIIVIKVLAPGFYAQQNIRTPVKIAIFTLVVTQLFNLVLIGPLAHAGLALAISAGACLNAGLLFYQLRKQQMYQPQPGWLKFGFKLLVAVAVMSAVLLIGMHFMPAWDQGHMLERFLRLGALVVAGVVAYFGMLLLLGFRLRDFNRKALS, via the coding sequence ATGAATCTGCTCAAATCGTTGGCCGCCGTCAGCTCTATCACGATGCTTTCCCGCATTCTCGGGTTTGTTCGCGACACGCTCATTGCCCGCACCTTCGGCGCCGGAATGGCGACCGACGCCTTCTTTATCGCCTTCAAACTGCCCAATCTGCTGCGCAGGATTTTCGCCGAGGGGGCGTTTTCCCAGGCGTTTGTGCCGATCCTGGCCGAATATAAAAGCCAGAAGGGCGAGGAGGCGACCCGCACCTTTATTGCCTACGTTTCCGGCCTGCTGACGCTCGTGCTGGCACTGGTCACCGCGCTGGGCATGATTGCCGCGCCCTGGGTGATCTGGGCGACGGCACCGGGTTTCACCGATACGCCGGAAAAATTCCAGCTGACCTCCGATCTGCTGCGAGTGACCTTCCCCTATATATTGCTGATCTCCCTGTCTTCGCTGGCGGGCGCGATTCTCAACACCTGGAACCGTTTCTCGGTGCCGGCGTTCGTGCCGACTCTGCTCAATGTCAGCATGATCGTGTTCTCGCTGTTCCTGACGCCGTATTTCGATCCACCGGTCATGGCCCTCGGCTGGGCGGTGCTGGTCGGTGGTCTGGCGCAGTTGCTCTATCAACTGCCGCACCTGAAAAAGATCGGCATGCTGGTGCTGCCGCGCTTGAATCTGCGCGATACCGGTGTCTGGCGGGTGATGAAACAGATGTTGCCGGCGATCATCGGCGTCTCTGTCAGCCAGATTTCCCTGATCATCAACACTATCTTCGCCTCGTTTCTGGTGGCGGGCTCGGTGTCGTGGATGTACTACGCCGACCGTCTGATGGAGCTGCCGTCCGGTGTGCTCGGTGTGGCGCTGGGCACGATCCTGCTGCCGACATTGGCCAAGACCTACGCCAGCAAGGATCGCCACGAATATTCGCGGATTCTCGACTGGGGCCTGCGCCTGTGCTTCGTGCTGGTGTTGCCGTGCGCGCTGGCGCTGGGGATCCTGGCCGAGCCGTTGACCGTTTCGCTGTTCCAGTACGGCCAGTTCAGCGGGTTTGACGCGGCCATGACCCAGCGGGCATTGATTGCCTATTCTGTCGGTCTGTTGGGGATTATCGTGATCAAGGTGCTGGCGCCAGGCTTCTATGCGCAACAGAACATCCGTACGCCGGTAAAAATCGCAATCTTCACCCTGGTGGTCACGCAGTTGTTCAACCTGGTGTTGATCGGGCCACTGGCCCATGCCGGTCTTGCACTGGCAATCAGCGCCGGTGCGTGCCTGAACGCCGGCCTGTTGTTCTATCAACTGCGCAAGCAGCAGATGTATCAACCGCAACCGGGCTGGCTGAAATTCGGTTTCAAGCTGTTGGTCGCTGTGGCGGTGATGTCGGCCGTGCTGTTGATCGGCATGCATTTCATGCCCGCGTGGGATCAGGGCCACATGCTGGAGCGCTTCCTGCGCCTGGGCGCCCTGGTGGTTGCCGGTGTGGTAGCTTATTTCGGCATGTTGCTGCTGCTCGGTTTCCGCCTGCGCGACTTCAATCGCAAGGCGTTGAGCTGA
- the rpsT gene encoding 30S ribosomal protein S20 produces the protein MANSPSAKKRAKQAEKRRSHNASLRSMVRTYIKNVVKAIDAKDAEKAQAAYVLAVPVIDRMADKGIIHKNKAARHKSRLNGHVKALKEAA, from the coding sequence GTGGCCAACTCACCTTCCGCCAAAAAACGTGCAAAACAGGCTGAGAAGCGTCGCAGCCACAACGCCAGCCTGCGTTCCATGGTTCGTACCTACATCAAGAATGTAGTTAAAGCCATCGACGCAAAAGACGCTGAAAAAGCTCAAGCTGCATACGTTCTGGCTGTGCCAGTTATCGACCGCATGGCCGATAAAGGCATCATCCACAAGAACAAGGCTGCTCGTCATAAGAGCCGTCTGAATGGCCACGTCAAGGCACTGAAAGAAGCTGCCTAA